In the Colletotrichum lupini chromosome 4, complete sequence genome, TTACCTAACTTACTTACCGTACTTTGCGTGTTATTTTCCGCGGCTCTCATTGGACTCGTTGGGACGACGAAGATGAGAAGCCGGCTTGGAGGaagaggggaggggggtcAAGGAAGCGGGCGCGGGAGAAAGACGGAAGGAAAAGAGAGACCTTTTTGGTTTCCTGGGAGACAGATGCGTTCGATACCTGAATAGAAGTCCTATTCTACCCTGATTCACTACGTAGTTCATTTCCTCGCCCTCTCCTCCTCCATTCCGAGGCTCCCAGTTCTTCAAGTCCCCAGCTGCAACCAAGGTTTCTTTCTCAATTGGTCTCGGATAATAAGCTTCGTCTACCTTATAGATAGCTTGCTTactccccctcctcccctccAGACTCGGCTCTCAGCTCCCAGCTTCATTGAACCCCGCTCTTCACGAGGCAAGCTCTCCACCTCAAACCCGGAATAGCATCCGACGAGCCTTTTGTAAATAACCGCCAACATGCCTCAAGTACGTCGCGATGAGAACCCAAGTCGACCGAGTACGACCCAGCTCGAACTGACATGAACTAACCACCACCACGCAGATCACAACCCTCCTCTTCGACTGCGACAACACCCTCGTCCTCTCCGAGGAACTCGCCTTCGAGGCCTGCGCCGACCTCATCAACGAGATCTGCGCCTCCCGCAACATCGAGCAGCGCTTCACGGGCGAATCCCTCATCAAGGAGTTCGTCGGCCAAAACTTCCGCGGCATGCTCCTCGGCCTCGCCAAGTCCCACAACTTTGAGCTCCAACCCGACGAGCTCGAGACGTACGTCACCCGCGAAGAGGACGCCGTCATCGCCAAGCTCAAAGCCGCACTCAAACCCTGCCCGGGCGTCGACGACCAGCTCGAGGCGCTGCAAAAGGCCGGCAAGCATACCCTGTCCGTCGTCTCCTCGTCCGCCAAGCGCCGCGTCTGGGCGTCCGTCGTCAAAGTCGGGCAGGACAAGTACTTCCCCGAGGACGTCGTCTTCAGCGCCGCCACGTCGCTCCCCAAGCCCACCAGCAAGCCCGACCCGGCCATCTACCTGCACGCCATGAAGACGCTCGGCAAGAAGCCCGAAGAGTGCGTCGCCATCGAGGACTCCAAGAGCGGCACGCTCAGCGGCACGCGCGCGGGGATCAAGGTGATTGGGTACGTCGGCCCCTACGCCGCCGACAAGCAGGCGGAGATGGAGAAGGTGCTGCGCGATGCCGGGGCCGTGGTCGTCATGAAGGACTGGAGCGAGTTCCCCGACATGCTGGCCAAGATCGAGAGCGGGAGCGCCTGACTAGCCGGTGTTTCTATCCCGTCGCCTTCTCTGTGAGGTTGAGGCTGCGGCGATGTAGAGGGATCATGATGGCTTCCATCTCCCTACCGAACCCCTAATATGTTCTTCCCATTTCTGTTCAATTGTTCATATCGTTAGCCAGGACCGACAGCGTTCCAATTATTGGAAGCGCTTTGTCAAACTAGCCCGCTCAGGAGAGAGATGGAATCCAGGTAGACAGACTCAAGACTAGTAAAAAGAGACCTTTTCATCTTCGGTGGTCCATGAGAAAGCTGTTGACACTCTGCAACGTAGCCCGGTTCGCATTGGCCTCTGGATATGCCGTCATGATTGTCCCCAGCTTTACCCGGATCATGTCCTTGTTGAAAAACGTCGTCGAGTCCGCCACGCGAAACTTGCCGTCCCGGTCGAAGCACCAGCAGTAAATGGCCAGCGCGACGCCAATAGATAGATCCTTGCCCGTCTCGCAGGCCACGAGGACGCTGccactgctgctgctgtcgcCCTCGGCAGCGCCCTGTACTACATCACGATGCGAGTCGAGGTACCCCGCGACAAAGGCGCAGATATCCGGCAGCGCCTGCCGGAGGTTGCGACTCGCGACCTTGTGCTTCCCGAGGCCGACTTGCATGTACGTCGGAGATTTCACCCACGCGTCCCGCGGCGTGACGTCCTGTGTTAGCACGACTCTGCACGCACCCGCGGACACGGCATCCGTACCACCACTGCTGTCTTCCTCATCGTCCAGGGGTAAAGGACAGACGTAGATCCGCGGCGCAACTCGCTTCGGCTGCACCCCTCTCGGCGCATTCCTCTTGTCCTCCGCGACGAGACGAACAACCAGTCCCGGGAGATCGGCCTCGGGACACGAGAGCAGCGCCGCGGCGTTCTCCCAAAATACTTCGGCTGTCAGACCGAGAGCCCAGTTCTCCGTGTCGTCGCCGGCGCCTTGGATGTACCCGGCCTCGCTCATTTCCGTACCGGCGACGCGGCGCGAGGAGGTGCAGCAGATGATGGGGTGGTAATTTTCGAAAACCACGTTCTTCACAGGGTCGTCATCATCGCCCGCAGACGCGGATAACGACGGAAGCTGCGTCTCTTGCGTGACCCAAAATGGCCGCAGGGGCTTGGAGACGTGCGCACGGAGAGCCGCGAGATCGAGGTCGAGGCTCTTGAGGGAAGCGAGGAAGGACGGGAGGAGGGCAGCGATTTGGGCGTGTTCCGAGGCCGAGACGACGTTGGGCGGGGTGAAGAGGCGGAGCTCGCGTGCCGGGTCGAGGTCTGGGAAGAGGGCTGCGTTGAGGACGGCGCACCAGATTGGAATGGTTTTGCTTAGGGCGTCTGGCATTCCTGGGAGTCGTGTTAGTCTTGAGCTTCGTGGATGTGCTGATGTATGAGTCTGATGATGTGGACTTACTCTTGCCTCTGCGGGTTGAATCTACAATGATGCATCTAGATTCTCAGTCAGCTCTGCTCTTATTAGAAGCAGTTTATATCGAAAGCCTCTTCCTCTTGTGAACGCACTCATGCCACCATCATCGAAGTCCAAAAACACCACCATAAAACTCACCCATCATGCTTCCCAACAAGCTCAAGCAAATGCAAATTCAACCTGCGCGTACTAAACTTCCAGGCATTCGTATGCCCATCCGTACTCTTAAAGTACGCGCTTGCCCGCTTGTCCGCAGGTCGGATATACCAGCTCCCGCAGCGCTCGTTCGCCACAAGCGGACGACCGAAACTGGCCGCGACATCCTGCACAAAGTCGGCGTCCTGCGTGATAGAGCGAAGTCGGTTCGCGATGGAGAGGTTAGAGCGCTTGAGGTCCGTGAGGATGTGGGAAAAGTTGTGGTTCGCCGTCGTGGGGAAGATGAGGTCTGAGAGGGCGGGTGCTGCGGCGGCGGGGTGTGTGTTTTGCGCCATGTTTCCCGGTTGAAGCTTTGGAGGGGTAGGGAGCTTCAGGATAGAACAGGGGTGTGTTTGGATTGAAGCTATCTCATCCAAGATGAGATTGAGTGAGGTTGGAGGGGGTTGTACAAGATTGGCACTGTCTAGGGCTCGAAATGAGGCACGTCTCGGTCGTGAAATTTCCAATGTGGACGACCCTATTTTGCACTGTGCTTGCGCCTTGAATATGGTGCGAAAACAGTGTCACTCGATACTGTATGGATGCGAGGCGACTCATTCATCGCATTTCATCTGGATAACACCGATTATAAGATTGTGAGGTCATGTTTCAAGGCACTCATTCTGCAGGTTTAGCAGATGAAAGTTTGATGAGTTGATGCCAAGGGTTGAATGAGATTCAATGGGATCAGAGACATCGGAGATACTGTTAAGAGACATTGAATGAGGCTTCATTCTCATGTCCGTGCTGAATTCCAGGTGCATTCAGCCGCAAGCTAGGGATCGCTGGCATGCCTCACTCAGATGTCGTCCCAAGATGATCAAAGTTctgtgctgctgctgccgccaccaccgccgccggcgGGCTCTCTCGGGCCGGACTTGAGAGTCGGTAACGCCGACGAGTTGAAGACGGAGAAGATGATGGAAACACCGGAATGTCGAGGATATCTCcccgcctttttttttctttttcgtcGTAAAGATGCGCCGGTAGATGGTATACTGGCAACACGCAAGCAAGCGTGGCTATGTTGGGTACAGCCAAGATGGGCGACGTAACTGTCGCTCGCTTCCTCGCTCGCTTGCTTGCTGCGCGGGTGAGATGCTTTCTCTGTACCCCAGCAATAGCTTGTGCCCGTACTGCGGCCGTGGGTGGATGGGGACCCGTCTTTACATAGCGTCGGGCGGCGAAGACTTACGCCATTATATCCACCCTACGGATACATCAGTGACTTTATTTTCCTGGCGCAAGGGCATCTGGTGCGCTCTTCCCGCTGTGCTGCTCTGGTGATCAGACCAACGGCTCTCTTGATGTGGGAGAGTAAGGGACAGAGAGATTCGTCTAGCTGGAGGCGGACTCGGGGTTCCCGTCTGTCAAGATCAAGGTCTTCGTTGTGGAATAGACTACATTTCCATGGGCTCTCAAGGTTCCGAGGCTCTTGAGGCCCTCTCTTCTCTCGTCTCATACGAGAGACAACAGTTGCCCTGTGACCAAACAATGCAAGGCCGATTGAACCTTGAGAGTCGCACTCCCGGCGTACGGAGCAGACGGTAGGGAGGGAAGCGCTGGGCGGCTCAGCCGTTGTGCGCGTGGACCACCCGGAATGCGGCGGCAGCGGGCTCGTGTTAGCTTCCTCATCTTGCTAGGTTCTCCGAAGATTGAAGACGGCTGAGGTGTCAGTCAGTGTCAATTGTCAGTGTCGCGCGCAATTCTGTGGCGGCTCCGCTGCGATGACAGTACCCAGTCCGTTCGCAAAAAGACGATATTCTCCAGAAGCTCTAACGGGCGGTCGTCTTGTCTCGTCTCGTCTGCCGTGGGTTGCCGTCCAAGGAATAGAGGTCCATTATCGTCTGCAGGTTGTCATCATTGATGATCGCCGTCCGGCCATTTCTCCCCCTGCTGCCGCGCATCACCCCAGACAACCGTGACAACCAGGACGTTTTAGCATGCAGCAAAAAAGCAGCAGCGAAGCAACCGCGAAGCAACGACCAATCCAACGCCAGACAACGTCAGACGAAAATCAGGGCTCGCTGGCTTCGGTAGGAGAAACAACGGCGCGTCAGCCATTGGCTTGCGCCGGTCGACGGTTGAGAAATACGAAAAGGCACCATACCATTGAACTGGTGCGTGGCTTCCTCCCCTCGGTAGGCTCTCTGTACCTTGAACGTCGTCCCTTTGGCTAGCATGCGGCGACACCAAGTACATGGACACATGGTGAACCATAGGGCCACAGGGCAAAGGGGACAgaaaaggtaaaaaaagagacggGTTCGAACTATTCGCTCGGGGAGGCGTGGCGTGCAGGGATCTATTGCTCAGCTGGTCGCACTTGAGGGACGATAATTCGCTGCCTGGGCCGCAGTGGCGCAGTGTAAACCCAGCGGTTGAGTGGCTTGGTTCAACCCAAGTTTCCGCAGTCTGCCTCATCCCAACCCGTGTGCCTGTGTGGAATCCATCCGTTCATGGAGTGTCCTTGGATCATGGGCCGTGAGTTCGCATTGGTGTCCGTCCCATTGCGCGTAGAGGTTCCGCAGCATCGGGGCTGCAAAATGACCGTAGGAGGGATCCTGGTTGAAGCCTCAAGGTTGGTATCAAGACGAGAAGATGATTACGGAGTACACTGCAGTGCAATGTGGAATGATTACATACCTCaaggtaccttgccttaACTCACAGCAAACTTCGAATTGCTCAGGTAAGGCAAGGCAGGGAAGGCAAAGACCAAAGATGACGGGAGCTTCAGGCGCGGCTTGGACCCACCCCTCTGCCAGGCGTCCACTCCACCGCCCACTGCTACAGTAAGGTAAGAGGGAACGAGTCGTTGCCCACTGAATCCACGTCTCGTCACTGCCGCAATTCGAGGCCAGCTGGGGCTGTTTCGTTTTAAAGACAAGAAAAGGCAGACGCGTCCCCCAAAAGCCACTTTGCTCCTTCTGTTTCTGATTTCCCGTCTATTACCTCCCATCTTCCTCAcactcacctcacctcactcaTATACCTCCAAGCTTTCTCTCACGGATAGTTTCCAGTGTTTTTGACAATCAGCGAACAGCATCTCACCTCGCCCTCGACACTCGTTCCCACAACCCGAACAACCCAAGCCAGCGAGCTACCTATCTTACATCATTACAGCGGGTTCCCTTATCGATTGGCCCCCCAGAACCCCCCCGTCCACTGGTTCCGATCCCTGGGTTGTCTCGCCAAACCCCGTTGCCGAGCCGGATTGAGTTTGATCTTTATTTAGAAGGGGAAAAAAGGCCAGGGGAGCAACAGTCGCATAGCTGACAACCTCCTCTCATCCAACATCCCCCTTTCGATCACAAACGTAGGGAAACCCTACTAGATCACCAACAAACCCGACATATTCGACGACTCGACGACAAACATGCTCGGAAACCTCGACTTTGACCCGGAATACGTCCCCGGCGTCAAGCTCGGTCTGCACATCTTCCAGTTCATTCTGTCCTTCGCCATTTGGGCATTGGAAATTGCAGTGTTTAGAGCCGATAACGCAAAGATCGTCGGCAACAATGGCTGGACTTTTGGAGTGGTAAAGCAACCTGACAGGAAAATGAGTCCTGTATTTTGGCAAGGTATGCAAATCGCTGACAGTCGCATCGCAGTGCTTCCTTTCGCTACCAGCGTGGATCTACCTGATTATGGCGCCGCGGTGGCCGAGAACGAGAAAACTGGCCAACCCCTACGCCATGGCCATCGTAGATGCGTGCTTCTGCATCATCTGGCTCTCTGCCTTCGCAAGTCAGGCCGCCTACAACACAGCCAACCAGTGCGGTGACGGCTGCAAGCTCAGCAAGGCCATTGTCGGCTTGGGTGTTTTCGTGTGGTAAGTCATCAGAGAATGTGGATCGCAGCTATTCAGGCAATGATGCTAACAGCACTTTGACAGCCTTCTCTTCGGAGGCAGCACCTTTGTCAGTCTGTACACTCTGAAGTACTACCAGTTCCACGGCAAGCTCCCCGGCTACGACAAGGAGAAGCTCGGCGGAGACAACATCGACCCCGACAAGGCCGCCTTCTCCATGGCACCCCACGACGAGGAGGCATACGCCCCCGTCCAGATGGATGACCACAACGACGACAACACAACGCTCTACGGCGGCAACGCCACCGGCAACCACGGATACGCCAACAACAGCTACAACAGTCGCTACGGCGCCGGCAGCTCGGCCTACGGCGAGGATGACGACCCGAACCGCTACGGATCCCTCCCCTCGCGCCAGAACGGTGCCATGTTCGACAGCGAGACCGAGTACCACTCTCAAACTCATCCCCAGAGGCCCACCTCCACCAGCCCCGCGGCGGCGGTACAACCGTACTCCGCCCCTGAGCCGTATGGCGCAGCGCCTGCTTACGACGACGACCGGCCGGCGCAGTTCCCTTCTGCGCCCTACGATCGCACGATGCATTAAGATGAATATCCTGTTCTTTCAATGGGATAGTATTCCGGTGTGAAGGATTTGTGATGGCAGGGCCACAGCCCGAGCAAAACCTAGGCCGGTTTTGGGTTGACGAAGGCGGACGGACTGTGCTGTCCAGTGTTCACATAGATGGGCTTGGATTTTTATTTTCCGGATTACGGGGTGTTGTTGGCGTCCCATTTGTAACAAAGGTAATCGCAAAGATACCAGGCATGAAGCTCTCTCTAGGTAGACATCAAATTTGATGACATGACGATTAAAAGTCAATGATGAAAAATGATCAGCTTGCTTTCGTAGTGAACATGTGGAATATTGTGTTTTATGCCAAAAGATTTGATCTGAAAACGCCATAACTCCGCAAAGGGGGAACACGACAGTATTTCCTCTATGGCCAGGCTCTTACCACCGACCAACATGTAATATGAACGACTCCTTTTGGAACTTTTTCTTTCCTTCCATGCCCTCCCTCTCTGTAAATGCTTTCTTCCCCTCTCCTCTACTTCCTTCCTTCCATTTTCACCCCTTCTCATCTACACTGCGTCTCCTCTCCCGAAAAGATTTACGCCTTGCCAGTAAACCTCTTCACCCGGCGCGCGATATCGCCCTTCGTCTGCTGCATGGGGTTCAACTTGCGATCCCGCACCATGGCATCGTAGTCGTCGCCGTGCTTGGCAATCAACCTCTCGAGCCATTCTTTCTCCTGCTGGCTAATGTGTCGCGGCTTCTTGATCTCGGGGAGGGCGGCTTCCTTCTCGAGGAGGCGGATGACTTCGGGTCTGCTCTCGTCGTCGATGCCACCCCATTCCTCTTCGTTCTCCTCTTCGTCGTCGGATCCTTCTTCGAGGGCGTTCAGGGGGTCGTTGAGGGGGTTGGGACGCTTATTGGCGCTGGCGTAGTGGATCTTGATGATTTTGCCGTCGGCGTCGCGCTCGACGCGGGCTTCTTCGAAGACGGCTTCTTCGGTTGTGGAGATGGCGAAGGGGTCGCgcttggcggcggcggtggaggaggaggcggtcTTTGCTTGCTCGAGTTGGGCGAGCGGCTTTTCTGTGCCGCCTGTTGCTGATTTGAGGCGGGCTGTGAGGCCTAGGCGGCGGTAGTTTTGGGTGAGGGTTTCCTTCTTGTTCCTGGACGACAATGGGTGGTCAGCACAAATTGTGTTTCTCTCTCGGTGGTGGGATCTGGACGTAGAGGTGCGGGCAGTTCAAAGGGGCGacgagtgtgtgtgtgtgtgtctgcGTACCAGTTCTTTGCGATGATGTCGTTGCCGAGAGGGTTGAGGAGCTTCTTGGGCCTGTTTGTCTTGACTTTGGCGCGGCCGGAGCGGCGCTTCTTCTTTTGGAGGACGGAGCCCATTGTGAGGCGATTGTATTTTTTTCGGAGAA is a window encoding:
- a CDS encoding haloacid dehalogenase-like hydrolase, which produces MPQITTLLFDCDNTLVLSEELAFEACADLINEICASRNIEQRFTGESLIKEFVGQNFRGMLLGLAKSHNFELQPDELETYVTREEDAVIAKLKAALKPCPGVDDQLEALQKAGKHTLSVVSSSAKRRVWASVVKVGQDKYFPEDVVFSAATSLPKPTSKPDPAIYLHAMKTLGKKPEECVAIEDSKSGTLSGTRAGIKVIGYVGPYAADKQAEMEKVLRDAGAVVVMKDWSEFPDMLAKIESGSA
- a CDS encoding initiator tRNA phosphoribosyl transferase; its protein translation is MSLNSISDVSDPIESHSTLGINSSNFHLLNLQNDRLASIQYRVTLFSHHIQGASTVQNRVVHIGNFTTETCLISSPRQCQSSSIQTHPCSILKLPTPPKLQPGNMAQNTHPAAAAPALSDLIFPTTANHNFSHILTDLKRSNLSIANRLRSITQDADFVQDVAASFGRPLVANERCGSWYIRPADKRASAYFKSTDGHTNAWKFSTRRLNLHLLELVGKHDGCIIVDSTRRGKRMPDALSKTIPIWCAVLNAALFPDLDPARELRLFTPPNVVSASEHAQIAALLPSFLASLKSLDLDLAALRAHVSKPLRPFWVTQETQLPSLSASAGDDDDPVKNVVFENYHPIICCTSSRRVAGTEMSEAGYIQGAGDDTENWALGLTAEVFWENAAALLSCPEADLPGLVVRLVAEDKRNAPRGVQPKRVAPRIYVCPLPLDDEEDSSGGTDAVSAGACRVVLTQDVTPRDAWVKSPTYMQVGLGKHKVASRNLRQALPDICAFVAGYLDSHRDVVQGAAEGDSSSSGSVLVACETGKDLSIGVALAIYCWCFDRDGKFRVADSTTFFNKDMIRVKLGTIMTAYPEANANRATLQSVNSFLMDHRR
- a CDS encoding ribosome biogenesis protein Nop16, translating into MGSVLQKKKRRSGRAKVKTNRPKKLLNPLGNDIIAKNWNKKETLTQNYRRLGLTARLKSATGGTEKPLAQLEQAKTASSSTAAAKRDPFAISTTEEAVFEEARVERDADGKIIKIHYASANKRPNPLNDPLNALEEGSDDEEENEEEWGGIDDESRPEVIRLLEKEAALPEIKKPRHISQQEKEWLERLIAKHGDDYDAMVRDRKLNPMQQTKGDIARRVKRFTGKA